CCGAGCGCCCAGGCCTCGACCCAGACGATGGTGACGTCCTCGCGCGAGCCGTCGAGCAGCGTGTCGATGAGGGCGGCGAGGCGTTCCGGCGGGGTCCGGCGCTCGGCGACGAGCGCGCCGACCTCCTCGATCTCCACGGCGACGATCGCGTCGAACGTCTCGGCGATGAGGGCGTCCATGCTCGGCTGGTAGTGCGCGACGAGGGCCGGCGTCACGCCCGCGCGGGCGGCGACGGCGCGCAGGGTCACAGCCGCGAGGCCCTCGCCCAGCGCGAGCGTTCGCGCCGCCGCTGCGATCTCGGCGCGGCGTTCGGCTGGGGTCTTGCGCTCGGCGCGCTTGCGTGGCGTGCTTGACATGGTGCGCCCAGTCTATGTACCGTCGGACCAGTTGTTGATCATTTGATCAATACGATTCGACGGATGCCGCTCGGCACGGCCGACGCACCGACGCGACGCACGGAGGAACCGATGAGCTGGCGCATGCCGTCCGAGACCGCACCCCACGAGCGCACCTGGATGGCGTTCCCGGTCACCGACAACGTCGCCGACGAGACGCCCGGCGGCGTCGAGCGCACGCTCGCCGCGTGGGCTGCGGTCGCGAACGCGATCACCGAGTTCGAACCCGTCTCGATCCTCGTCGACCCGAGCGAGCTCGAGAACGCCCGGCGCCTGCTCGATCCCGCGGTCGAGATCGTCGAATGCCCGGTCGACGAGTTCTGGATGCGCGACCACGGCCCCACCTTCGTCGTCGATGACGAGCGCCCCGGCGTGCTCGGCGCGGTCGACTGGACCTTCAACGGCTGGGGCGCACCGGAGTGGGCCCGCTGGGACAAGTCGGCCGAGCACGCTCGCCTCATCGCCGACCGCGTCGGCGCCGAGCTCGTCTCGAGCGCGCTCGTGAACGAGGGCGGCGGCATCCATGTCGACGGGGAGGGCACGGTGCTCCTCACCGAGACCGTGCAGCTCGACCCGCGCCGCAACCCCTATGCCGACAAGCGTCGCGTCGAGGCCGAGATGGCGCGCACGATCGGGGCGACGACGGCCATCTGGCTGCCGCGCGGCCTCACCCGCGACTACGACGAGCTCGGCACGAACGGGCACGTCGACATCGTCGCGACGCTCACCTCGCCCGGTCGGGTGCTCGTGCACTCGCAGCGCAACCCCGAGCACCCCGACTTCGAGGTCAGCCGCGAGATCGTCGCACTGCTCGCCGAGTCGACGGATGCCGCGGGCCGCACCCTCGAGGTCACCGAACTGCCGGCCCCCTCGGTCATCCGCGACCACGAGGGCTTCGTCGACTACAGCTACGTCAACCACCTGGTCGTCAACGGCGGCGTCATCGCGTGCGGCTTCGGCGACGACGAAGCGGATGCCGCGGCGCGCGAGATCCTCGAGGCGGCCTACCCCGGCCGGCGTGCCGTGACGGTCGACGCGCGACAGGTCTTCACGGGCGGCGGCGGCATCCACTGCATCACGCAGCAGCAGCCCGCGGTCGGCCGATGAGCGGGTTCGACGTCGTCGAGGTCTCGATCGCAGAGCTCCGCGCCGCGCTCGAGTCGGGCGGCATCACCGCGGTCGAGCTGCTCGACGCCTACCTCGCGCGCATCGTGGCCTTCGACGGGTCCGACCCATCGACAGGCTCAGGGAACGGAGGAACCGCGCTCAACGCGCTCGTCGTGATGAACCCCGGCGCCCGCGCTGACGCCGAGGCATCCGACGCCCGCCGGGAGCGCGGCGAGGTGCTCGGCCCGCTCGACGGCATCCCGTACACGGCCAAGGACAGCTACCTCGCCGAGGGCCTGACCGCCGCGGCGGGTTCGCCCGCCTTCGAGCACCTCGTCGCCCAGCGCGACGCCTTCACGATCGAGCGCCTGCGCGCCGCGGGCGCCGTGCTCATCGGCCTCACGAACATGCCGCCGATGGCGAACGGCGGCATGCAGCGCGGCGTCTACGGCCGGGCCGAGAGCCCCTACAACGCCGAGTTCCTCACCGCGGCCTTCGGTTCGGGGTCGTCGAACGGCTCGGGCACGGCGACCGCGGCGTCGTTCGCCGCGTTCGGCCTGGGGGAGGAGACCTGGTCGTCGGGTCGGGCGCCCGCCTCGAACAACGGCCTCTGCGCGTACACGCCCTCGCGCGGCGTCATCTCGGTGCGCGGCAACTGGCCGCTCGTGCCGACGATGGACGTCGTCGTGCCGCACACCCGCACCATGGCCGACCTCCTCGAGGTGCTCGACGTGATCGTCGCCGACGACACCGAGACCCGCGGCGACTTCTGGCGGGTGCAGCCGTGGGTCGAGATCCCCGCGGCATCCGCCATCCGGCCCGCCTCGTACCCGGCGCTGGCCGACGCCCGCCCCCTCGCGGGCACGCGCATCGGCGTGCCGCGCATGTACGTGAACGCCGACCCCGAGGCCGGCACCGCGGAGCCCGGCCGCACCCCCGGCATCGGCGGCGCGACCGGGCAGCGCATCGAGACGCGCGCCACGGTGATCGAGCTCTGGGAGGCGGCCCGCCGCGACCTCGAGGCCGCGGGCGCCGAGGTCGTGCTCGTCGACTTCCCCGCCGTGTCGAACTACGAGGGCGACCGACCGGGCGCACCCACGATCGGCACCCGCGGGCTCGTCAGCCCCGAGTACCTGCGCCGCGAGATCGTCGACCTCTCGGCGTGGGCGTGGAACGACTTCCTCGACGCGAACGGCGACCCAGCGCTGCACGCGCTCACCGACGTCGACGGCGAGCGCATCTTCCCCCAGCCCGAGGGCGCGCTGCCCGACCGGTACGACGGTTTCGACGACGACATCGCCGAGTACCCCGAGTGGGCGCGCGCACACCCCGGAGTCACCCTCGCCGACATGCCCGAACTCGAGGCGGGCCTCCGTGGTCTCGAGCAGACGCGGCGCATCGACCTCGAGCAGTGGATGGACGGGCTCGGCCTCGACGCCGTCGCGTTCCCTGCGGTCGCCGACGTCGGCCCCGCCGACATGGACGTGAACGAGGCATCCGCCGATCTCGGCTGGCGCAACGGCGTCTGGGTCGCGAACGGCAACCTCGTGCCCCGCCACCTCGGCATCCCGACCGTCACGGTGCCGATGGGGCTCATGCGCGACATCCGGATGCCGGTGGGCCTCACCTTCGCCGGACGCGCCTACGACGACTCGGCGCTGCTCGCGCTCGCCGCGGCGTTCGAGGCGACGGGCGCGCGCCGGATCGCGCCACCGCGGACGCCGCGCCTCTGAACCGGGCGCGGCGGGCGGAGGCTCGCCGCAGCCCGGGTTAGTCTGACGCCATGGCGGTCAGTCGGAGTCGGACGGCGGTCTACGCACGTCGGCGCAAGCGTCGCATGGCGCAGCACACGCACGACCTCAGCGACGAGCAGTGGGCGGCGCTCACGGCGGAGTGGCAGGGTTGCGCGTACTGCGGAGCGACCGATCGGCCGCTGCAACGCGACTGCGTGCAGCCCATCTCGCGCGGCGGCCGCTACACGCTCGGCAACGTCGTTCCGGCGTGCGGCTCGTGCAACGCGAGCAAGTCCAACGACGAGGTCACGTCGTGGATGCGCCGCAAGAAGCTCGACGAGCGTGCCTTCCTGCTGCGGCACTACGAGGTGGGTGCGGTGCTGGCGCTGCAATTCCCTGCAGAGGATGCCGCGGCGGACTGACCCTCGTGAGCGGCACGCCGCTCAGTGCCCCACGACCGGCGCACGCATCGGCAGGACACCCCGACGCAGGGTGACGACGAGGTCGATCGCCGTGATGACCATGATGCCCACGAGG
The DNA window shown above is from Agromyces cerinus and carries:
- a CDS encoding TetR/AcrR family transcriptional regulator — protein: MSSTPRKRAERKTPAERRAEIAAAARTLALGEGLAAVTLRAVAARAGVTPALVAHYQPSMDALIAETFDAIVAVEIEEVGALVAERRTPPERLAALIDTLLDGSREDVTIVWVEAWALGRRNESLAASVRHRMDAWQSVIVSVIDDGVASGDFGPVDAAAAAWQLLGMIDGLNAQALVRWDGAGERDALTSRSVEGLLGLRPGVLRVAPVDT
- a CDS encoding agmatine deiminase family protein gives rise to the protein MSWRMPSETAPHERTWMAFPVTDNVADETPGGVERTLAAWAAVANAITEFEPVSILVDPSELENARRLLDPAVEIVECPVDEFWMRDHGPTFVVDDERPGVLGAVDWTFNGWGAPEWARWDKSAEHARLIADRVGAELVSSALVNEGGGIHVDGEGTVLLTETVQLDPRRNPYADKRRVEAEMARTIGATTAIWLPRGLTRDYDELGTNGHVDIVATLTSPGRVLVHSQRNPEHPDFEVSREIVALLAESTDAAGRTLEVTELPAPSVIRDHEGFVDYSYVNHLVVNGGVIACGFGDDEADAAAREILEAAYPGRRAVTVDARQVFTGGGGIHCITQQQPAVGR
- a CDS encoding amidase; this translates as MSGFDVVEVSIAELRAALESGGITAVELLDAYLARIVAFDGSDPSTGSGNGGTALNALVVMNPGARADAEASDARRERGEVLGPLDGIPYTAKDSYLAEGLTAAAGSPAFEHLVAQRDAFTIERLRAAGAVLIGLTNMPPMANGGMQRGVYGRAESPYNAEFLTAAFGSGSSNGSGTATAASFAAFGLGEETWSSGRAPASNNGLCAYTPSRGVISVRGNWPLVPTMDVVVPHTRTMADLLEVLDVIVADDTETRGDFWRVQPWVEIPAASAIRPASYPALADARPLAGTRIGVPRMYVNADPEAGTAEPGRTPGIGGATGQRIETRATVIELWEAARRDLEAAGAEVVLVDFPAVSNYEGDRPGAPTIGTRGLVSPEYLRREIVDLSAWAWNDFLDANGDPALHALTDVDGERIFPQPEGALPDRYDGFDDDIAEYPEWARAHPGVTLADMPELEAGLRGLEQTRRIDLEQWMDGLGLDAVAFPAVADVGPADMDVNEASADLGWRNGVWVANGNLVPRHLGIPTVTVPMGLMRDIRMPVGLTFAGRAYDDSALLALAAAFEATGARRIAPPRTPRL
- a CDS encoding HNH endonuclease — encoded protein: MAVSRSRTAVYARRRKRRMAQHTHDLSDEQWAALTAEWQGCAYCGATDRPLQRDCVQPISRGGRYTLGNVVPACGSCNASKSNDEVTSWMRRKKLDERAFLLRHYEVGAVLALQFPAEDAAAD